GCAGGCTACGACACGGGATACTTCGGGAAGTGGCACCTCGGCGGGAACATGTACCGGGGACGTGAGGACAACCGTGCTCGCGGATTCGGAGGCGACTGGTACTTCCGGCGGGTCGAGAGTCCCGACGGGTTCAAGTTCGAGGCTGCCGCGGGTGGAGTCGGAGAGGATAAGCCACAGCACGGCTTCACCACCTGGGAGGGCGGCTGGGAACAGTATCATCAGTGGCTGCGAGATCAGGGACAGGGCGAGTTGCTGACCAAGTTCCCCAGCCTCGGCAACCACAACGATGCGCCGTCGGGCCCCGAAGGGACGCACCACTGGTCGCAGATCCCCGCCGAGTACCACATGGAGGCGTTCTTCGCCGGTCAGGCAGACCGATTCATCCGCAGCCATGCGGGGACGGGCAATCCGTGGTGTGCGGTGCTCTCCTTCTTCGGGCCGCACTCCCCCGTCGCTCCACCACGGCCCTGGGATGAGAAGTACACGCTCGAGCAGGCAGGCCTTCCACCGAACCACTACGACAAGCTCGAGGGCAAGCCGATCACTCAGCGAGCGAGCGCACAGTGCTACATGCTGCCGCGCTGGAACGATGGGCAGTTCATGGACTACCGGCGGCGCTACTTTGGCTACTGCAGCTACATCGACCACCAGATCGGCCGGGTGTTCCAGGCGCTGCAGGAGACCAACCAGTGGGACAACACCATCGTGGTGTTCACCTCGGACCACGGCGACATGGTCGGGGCGCATGGGATGATTCTCAAGCTCGGCTGCTGCGGCTATGAGGAGCTCTACCGGGTGCCCACCTTCGTGCACATCCCGGGTGTCACGCGGGCAGGCTCCAGTACCGACGCTCTCGCGAGCAACATCGAC
The window above is part of the Armatimonadia bacterium genome. Proteins encoded here:
- a CDS encoding sulfatase-like hydrolase/transferase, translating into AGYDTGYFGKWHLGGNMYRGREDNRARGFGGDWYFRRVESPDGFKFEAAAGGVGEDKPQHGFTTWEGGWEQYHQWLRDQGQGELLTKFPSLGNHNDAPSGPEGTHHWSQIPAEYHMEAFFAGQADRFIRSHAGTGNPWCAVLSFFGPHSPVAPPRPWDEKYTLEQAGLPPNHYDKLEGKPITQRASAQCYMLPRWNDGQFMDYRRRYFGYCSYIDHQIGRVFQALQETNQWDNTIVVFTSDHGDMVGAHGMILKLGCCGYEELYRVPTFVHIPGVTRAGSSTDALASNIDFMPTLLEATGLSVPSNLDGKSLLPLLRGETSRHRQAIFSDCSDSSLITRDERHKFVLNWKRRDLDELYDLQSDPGEMTNLAYDPAHKATADQMRKRVLDWTAETTHPFAAVIAAQAAKTPESTVVEMRPEAEKFGYLGGNEFEMGVVWHVTKPLKPEGRYWSFMQFLRGNSGEIAFRATPYPEPPVTEWKAGEDYHVGPVKFVVPPETAAGNFRVRVGLYDPALKKGPGNLLGGEGNARTVGMLTITRQGGKISGVSFKPQE